A region of Paramormyrops kingsleyae isolate MSU_618 chromosome 17, PKINGS_0.4, whole genome shotgun sequence DNA encodes the following proteins:
- the mfrp gene encoding membrane frizzled-related protein: MTELTNVTVEISSSDICKSVFLNPAFEVEGHLELEDSREWDKSLTNAESRPATAHGWLDFSLMRLRRPCSGCGAILVALFILLLITVMGLVLVLVLINVKDENAQEEVIMTPLGSSSGVLLSVPTRSSSPYFTDVSHVEVDVASPKCGGILTDPAGSFSSPNHPGPYPPDTLCLWVIRVPPPALVQLRVSSLAVEGPHPCLFDWLELREEIEEAAFITSRFCGNVAPPTVNTNSSTVWVTFRSDSSFAGGGFTAQYQAILPHQKGCFRDEFLCDGGRCVFPVSVCDGQPNCQDRSDEANCKYKHKDCGGQMTGTAGSLSSPNHPKPYPHQQLCRWQITVAEGHVISLKFHNFSLESQETCQFDYVEVHDSGRTGDGRVLGRFCGTSRPPELTSSGPLMTVLFVADEGVADSGFLASYQAIALSERSCSPERFTCGSGECVHQNWLCDGWNDCVDGADERGCHNATYVPFDSSCEPIKVEMCHGLSYNFTSFPNIWLSITDQREASAVLRQYKVLMEVPCFQALRRLVCAVVVPQCSPQGGVLQPCRSICISTQQQCSQALELLTLSWPFNCLLFPDGREQVECALP; this comes from the exons ATGACGGAGCTCACAAACGTCACTGTGGAAATATCATCATCTGACATCTGTAAG AGTGTTTTTCTCAACCCTGCCTTTGAAGTCGAAGGTCATTTAGAATTAGAAGACAGCAGGGAATGGGACAAATCTCTCACTAATGCTGAGTCGAGGCCAGCTACTG CGCATGGGTGGCTCGATTTCAGCCTGATGCGTCTGCGCAGACCCTGCAGCGGCTGCGGGGCTATTCTGGTGGCTCTGTTCATCCTGCTGTTAATCACAGTCATGGGTCTGGTCCTTGTTCTCGTCCTCATAA ACGTAAAGGATGAAAACGCTCAGGAAGAAGTGATCATGACTCCATTAGGTTCATCGAGTGGAGTTCTCCTATCTGTACCCACGAGATCTAGCTCTCCATACTTCACAGATGTTTCACATGTGGAAGTAGATGTTGCTTCTCCTA AGTGTGGGGGTATCCTCACTGACCCAGCTGGCTCTTTCAGCTCCCCTAACCATCCCGGTCCCTACCCGCCAGACACCCTCTGTTTGTGGGTGATCCGGGTGCCCCCGCCCGCCCTGGTCCAGCTGCGTGTGTCTTCCCTGGCTGTGGAGGGACCCCACCCCTGTCTCTTTGATTGGCTGGAGCTCAGAGAGGAGATAGAGGAGGCCGCCTTCATCACCAG CAGATTTTGTGGCAATGTGGCGCCCCCTACAGTAAACACCAACAGCAGCACGGTGTGGGTGACATTCCGTTCAGACAGCAGCTTTGCGGGTGGTGGATTCACCGCACAGTATCAGGCTATTTTGCCCCACCAAA AGGGATGCTTCCGTGATGAATTCCTCTGTGATGGTGGGCGCTGTGTAtttcctgtgtctgtctgcgacGGACAGCCCAACTGCCAGGACCGCAGCGACGAGGCCAACTGCAAATACAAACATAAAG ACTGTGGAGGGCAAATGACTGGAACAGCGGGATCACTGTCAAGTCCAAACCACCCCAAACCTTACCCACACCAGCAG CTGTGCAGGTGGCAGATAACTGTTGCAGAGGGTCATGTTATCAGTCTGAAGTTCCACAACTTTAGCCTGGAAAGTCAGGAGACGTGCCAGTTTGATTATGTTGAAGTGCACGACAGCGGACGCACAGGGGATGGCAGAGTACTGGGCAG GTTCTGTGGCACCAGCCGGCCCCCTGAGCTGACCTCCTCGGGACCCCTGATGACTGTTCTGTTCGTGGCCGATGAAGGCGTAGCGGACAGTGGCTTCCTTGCATCATACCAGGCCATCGCCCTGTCAGAGA GAAGCTGCAGCCCAGAGCGGTTCACCTGCGGCAGTGGTGAGTGCGTGCACCAGAACTGGCTGTGCGACGGCTGGAACGACTGCGTAGATGGTGCAGACGAGCGTGGCTGCCACAATGCCACCTACGTCCCTTTCG ATTCCTCTTGTGAGCCAATTAAGGTGGAGATGTGCCACGGCCTGAGCTACAACTTCACCTCATTCCCCAACATCTGGCTCTCCATTACTGACCAGAGGGAGGCTTCTGCTGTGCTCCGACAGTACAAG GTGCTGATGGAGGTGCCGTGTTTCCAGGCCCTGCGCAGGCTAGTGTGCGCAGTAGTGGTGCCCCAGTGCAGCCCACAGGGTGGTGTACTGCAGCCCTGCCGCTCCATTTGTATCAGCACgcagcagcagtgcagccaGGCACTGGAGCTGCTAACTCTCAGCTGGCCCTTTAACTGCCTGCTCTTTCCAGATGGCCGTGAGCAGGTGGAGTGTGCCCTACCCTAG
- the nudt8 gene encoding mitochondrial coenzyme A diphosphatase NUDT8 isoform X1 → MFRYPLLQTPSFCHKSQRSLLLFSGILSELLLLKQGWIRTGKFSSLGCSFSSSPLHIREKRKKVTVLPKHQQGLSVPCRQGLCWFSFHSLNHFTFRTGVGVVFEKLYQKVPFQRPNRKDSFLGRQFGARGQLSTRIVSLLPSLHSWTQPLFERLTGKDTKKCRQSSLNESRFCKCQGEDGQNPTTNVETAYSVTYGNENGQLGLFNKNTCSSWTLSPSKVRPHSDGQIPFSGLWAHSRCLHHSAAVPIRTNPRQASLRECLSVKNEARCRRALEPNGALYEKDSPGNWAAVLVSLCLVEGEPAFLFTLRSSTLKGRHKGDVSFAGGKRDPSDGDVVDTALREAREEMGITVAAGSVWGVLKPLRDWSGMIIAPVIANLGPLEALNFRPNPAEVDEIFTISLSHLCSQENRGYTHFRKGEHYGYTLPVFRNGKHRVWGLTATALDHTLKVVMPP, encoded by the exons ATGTTTAGGTATCCATTGTTGCAGACTCCGTCGTTCTGCCATAAGTCACAAAGGTCGCTGCTGCTCTTCAGTGGAATCCTGTCTGAACTCCTGCTTCTGAAGCAGGGCTGGATAAGAACAGGGAAGTTTTCCAGTTTGGGATGCTCCTTTTCCTCCAGTCCACTCCACATcagagaaaagagaaaaaaagtgaCAGTATTACCCAAGCACCAGCAAGGACTCTCTGTGCCATGTAGACAAGGTCTCTGCTGGTTTTCCTTTCATAGCCTAAATCATTTCACATTCAGGACAGGTGTTGGTGTAGTTTTTGAGAAACTTTACCAAAAGGTACCATTTCAAAGACCGAATCGAAAAGATTCCTTCTTAGGCAGACAGTTTGGCGCCAGAGGACAGCTTAGCACAAGAATTGTAAGCTTACTTCCTTCCCTGCATTCTTGGACACAACCTCTCTTTGAACGTCTTACTGGGAAAGATACCAAAAAATGCAGGCAGTCGAGTCTTAATGAAAGCCGGTTCTGTAAATGCCAGGGGGAAGACGGCCAGAACCCAACCACAAATGTGGAAACTGCATATAGTGTTACCTATGGTAATGAAAATGGGCAACTGGGTTTGTTTAACAAGAACACTTGTTCAAGCTGGACTCTTTCCCCATCGAAGGTCAGGCCTCACAGTGATGGTCAGATTCCCTTCAGTGGCTTGTGGGCCCATAGCCGCTGCCTACACCACAGTGCTGCTGTTCCAATCAGGACCAATCCCAGGCAGGCAAGCCTTAGAGAATGCCTGTCTGTAAAGAACGAAGCACGGTGTCGCCGTGCACTAGAGCCCAATGGGGCCTTGTATGAGAAGGACAGTCCTGGGAACTGGGCAGCAGTGCTGGTCTCCCTGTGCCTGGTGGAAGGCGAACCAGCCTTCCTGTTCACCCTCAGGTCCAGCACTCTCAAGGGGAGGCACAAGGGGGATGTCAG CTTTGCAGGGGGGAAGCGGGATCCTTCGGACGGAGATGTGGTCGACACGGCGCTGCGGGAGGCTCGTGAAGAGATGGGCATCACTGTTGCAGCGGGCAGCGTATGGGGCGTGTTGAAGCCACTTAGGGACTGG tcagGAATGATTATTGCCCCTGTAATAGCAAATCTAGGCCCCCTGGAGGCATTAAACTTCCGTCCAAATCCTGCTGAG GTGGATGAGATCTTCACCATCTCACTTTCTCACCTGTGCAGCCAGGAGAATCGTGGCTACACGCACTTCCGGAAGGGCGAGCACTACGGCTACACCCTTCCCGTGTTCCGCAACGGAAAGCACCGGGTCTGGGGGCTCACGGCCACGGCTCTGGACCACACGCTCAAAGTGGTCATGCCCCCATAA
- the nudt8 gene encoding mitochondrial coenzyme A diphosphatase NUDT8 isoform X2 — translation MFSHLGLRLDVDDLLSFAGGKRDPSDGDVVDTALREAREEMGITVAAGSVWGVLKPLRDWSGMIIAPVIANLGPLEALNFRPNPAEVDEIFTISLSHLCSQENRGYTHFRKGEHYGYTLPVFRNGKHRVWGLTATALDHTLKVVMPP, via the exons ATGTTTAGTCACCTTGGATTGAGATTAGATGTGGACGACCTGCTCAGCTTTGCAGGGGGGAAGCGGGATCCTTCGGACGGAGATGTGGTCGACACGGCGCTGCGGGAGGCTCGTGAAGAGATGGGCATCACTGTTGCAGCGGGCAGCGTATGGGGCGTGTTGAAGCCACTTAGGGACTGG tcagGAATGATTATTGCCCCTGTAATAGCAAATCTAGGCCCCCTGGAGGCATTAAACTTCCGTCCAAATCCTGCTGAG GTGGATGAGATCTTCACCATCTCACTTTCTCACCTGTGCAGCCAGGAGAATCGTGGCTACACGCACTTCCGGAAGGGCGAGCACTACGGCTACACCCTTCCCGTGTTCCGCAACGGAAAGCACCGGGTCTGGGGGCTCACGGCCACGGCTCTGGACCACACGCTCAAAGTGGTCATGCCCCCATAA
- the ftr86 gene encoding finTRIM family, member 86, with amino-acid sequence MASLGCSELEFNCSVCLETLHEPATLPCGHTYCLPCIQSHWDRGEAKKVYSCPQCRQTFSPRPRLAKNTLLVEAMEKLKIRVQEVSPAPICLAAPSLPCAPLGDEMNEGPGERSLYPKLPGNPRLCPDHQRPLDLFCRNDQRCICNMCKNHEHKGHCVVSPEEEKKEKEREVAKMLADTQGKIQQKERDLQRLPQTARMYKDFSQALQRESGQIFAELVLNVEQMSTQVNELLCSRESAASTSCEGQIQRLEQEVAQLRRRDEELHWLMRIQDSVCFLKNFQMLEAPFQDGGDMKVGADSEDALRAVKAILVELRVKLQELLKASTARLLQALNDTGPLPPVSSNAGAEGAQNEVRQLFQMTVSGASASSSPPALEPKTRDELLKYRFEPTLDLNTAYRHIRVSEKDRKATLRAEIQGHPEHPDRFQYWRQILCREPLAGSPYYWEVEWNGQKITVGVTYKELGRKRSDDSCRLGHNNQSWGLYWSGTGFSVWHSGKETTVTGPKARRIGVYVDQQMGILAFYGVFNNQVQLLHVVQASFSGPLYPGFRFWSGAGSSITLCELD; translated from the exons ATGGCATCTTTGGGGTGTTCAGAGCTGGAGTTTAACTGCTCCGTCTGTCTGGAGACGCTGCACGAACCTGCGACTCTCCCTTGCGGACATACCTACTGCTTGCCATGCATCCAGAGCCACTGGGACAGAGGGGAGGCAAAGAAAGTCTACAGCTGtccccagtgcagacagacaTTTAGCCCACGGCCCAGGCTGGCCAAGAACACCTTACTGGTGGAAGCCATGGAGAAGCTGAAGATAAGGGTGCAGGAGGTAAGCCCTGCACCTATTTGCCTGGCCGCACCATCGCTGCCCTGTGCTCCGCTAGGTGACGAGATGAACGAGGGCCCGGGTGAGAGAAGCCTGTACCCAAAGCTCCCTGGGAACCCAAGGCTCTGTCCGGATCACCAGCGCCCGTTGGACCTATTCTGTCGCAATGACCAGCGGTGCATCTGCAACATGTGCAAGAATCATGAGCATAAGGGCCACTGCGTGGTCAGTCCTGAagaggagaagaaggagaaggag CGGGAGGTAGCTAAGATGCTGGCCGACACGCAGGGAAAGATCCAGCAGAAGGAAAGAGACCTACAACGTCTGCCACAGACGGCTAGAATGTACAAG GACTTTTCTCAAGCTCTACAGAGAGAAAGTGGTCAGATCTTTGCAGAGCTGGTACTCAATGTGGAACAGATGAGTACTCAAGTGAACGAGCTGCTTTGTTCCCGTGAGAGCGCAGCCAGCACCTCTTGTGAGGGGCAGATCCAACGCTTGGAGCAGGAAGTGGCACAGCTGCGCAGGAGGGATGAAGAACTGCACTGGCTGATGCGCATCCAGGACAGTGTGTGTTTCCTAAAG AACTTCCAGATGTTGGAAGCTCCATTCCAGGATGGTGGAGATATGAAGGTGGGGGCAGACTCAGAGGATGCCCTCCGGGCCGTAAAGGCCATCCTGGTGGAGCTGAGGGTGAAGCTGCAGGAGCTTCTAAAAGCCAGTACGGCTAGGCTGCTCCAGGCAT TGAACGATACAGGACCTCTGCCTCCTGTGTCCAGCAATGCCGGTGCTGAAGGAGCTCAAAATGAAGTGAGGCAACTATTCCAAATGACAG TAAGTGGAGCCTCAGCCAGCAGCAGTCCACCAGCCCTTGAGCCCAAGACAAGAGATGAACTTTTAAAAT ACCGCTTTGAGCCAACCCTGGATCTCAACACTGCCTACCGCCACATCCGTGTGTCCGAGAAAGACAGAAAGGCAACGTTGCGGGCTGAGATCCAGGGCCACCCGGAGCACCCTGACCGCTTCCAATATTGGCGGCAGATTTTATGTCGGGAGCCACTGGCTGGGAGCCCCTACTACTGGGAGGTAGAGTGGAATGGCCAGAAAATCACTGTTGGAGTCACCTACAAGGAATTGGGCAGGAAGAGGTCAGATGATAGTTGCAGGCTGGGTCATAACAACCAGTCATGGGGTCTATACTGGTCTGGGACTGGATTCTCAGTGTGGCACTCTGGGAAGGAGACTACGGTCACTGGTCCCAAGGCCCGGCGCATTGGGGTCTATGTAGACCAGCAAATGGGGATCTTGGCATTCTATGGAGTCTTTAACAACCAGGTCCAGCTCCTACATGTGGTCCAGGCTTCCTTCTCTGGCCCATTATACCCTGGGTTTAGGTTCTGGTCTGGAGCAGGTTCTAGTATAACTCTGTGTGAACTTGACTGA